Part of the Hevea brasiliensis isolate MT/VB/25A 57/8 chromosome 16, ASM3005281v1, whole genome shotgun sequence genome is shown below.
accttttttttttgtattatatTCGAATTCTAATGAATTCCAGATTTTCTTTGGAGACTTAACAGAGATAAACAAATTTTATAGCCTATCTGATGAGTTATTGAGAATATGACCTCTGCATAGCAATTCATCTTCATTTCTTGATCTTCTTTCACCTTCTCAATGAACATAATTTGTTTCTTAAAATGATCAAGTTTTACGAACTCTTGATTCATCACGGAAATAGCCTTAGACTCTATTgtgattaataccttaaaattgttaAGGCAGTGGGTacagaataggctttgaggcgtgatgaatcactatctttaagataTTAATTGCCTTCACTAAATTACTGCAATGTTATGGTAATATACCTCTAGGATACAATAAAACCTGAAATCTGCAAATAGCAATTCTtaaagatttcccttaagaactctttatacgaatcgaatttagagagactaaaagaaaagaagaagaagtagaagtagtatatatctTGATTGAAAAACttatccatatttataaagaatgaaaagtcatgacacctttactagatagacacatATGTCTATCTCCAATATATATAATTGTTTGtgcaatagacatgtctgtttattaacagacgcctatacaaatagttgtgattttttgtataaaatagatatgtctgtttattaacaaacACCTATATAAACAGTTGtaactgtttgtatagaatagatatgcctgtttattaacagacagctATACAAACAGTTATGACTGTTTGTATAAAATTGAcatgactgtttgtatagaattgacatgtctgtttattaatagaCATATTTACTTGTTTATAAACACATCTATTTGCAATTTATTTAggcaaattataataaaataattattttatttcacacatatacgtgccaagtaccataatagaataatatatattgaattatatatatatatatatataattctatacatattttacTCTTGTTATTCCTtcacttttttatattttaacaatataaaaattatttctctctatactgtctaacatacaagctatttataacattaTGTAATTAAGCTGTCATAACTCGATTCATGATCTAATGGTTTTTAAAATATTCTAGCTTAGCAAATCGCTGGAGACCCTTACTGTTTATAGCGATGAGAATCAAAACTTAAAATTGCAATGAGTTTAACAATAATGGATGCttgaatagttttaaaatttgcaATATACTACacagaatttaatttataatatgttTTGAtagaaaaaatttcaaatagaAGGATTTATACATTTTTGTTTCATAAATAGTTagaatgaaaattaataatttttttttttagtttgattTGATACATATTACTAATTTaacatatttaatatatttatgtttaattaacaATAGCGCAAGTGCTAAAAATCAAAAGAGGGTTGAGTAATGTGATTTGCTAATCATGTATatgttttgtaatgaaatcataaCATCTCTAGTAATGGGTTTCATTATTCAGGCGTAGATATGGTTTCAGTATTCATAATTTTGGAATTCGGATTAGCTCGAttaattcaattgaaaaattcagaaatTAGGCCTACAGTTACGTTTTCAAATAAGCAAAATTACTTCGGTTTGCCCACCATGACAAAATTTGCTTGTCTTTAGCCCTTTGCTCTATTGCAATAGAAAAGGTTGACGAAATTAGCAAGTTGAAAGTAAAGAACAAAAAAACGATTATAATGTGGGACCATGAATAATACCGGCACCCCACCACCAGCCATGGTGACAAGTCCTTTGGCTTGTAATGGCTGGCCTTGTCTTTAACCATGGCTACTTTCAATCATCTTTATGCAAAGAGACAATGGGATGTGATGTGGTAGGCGGCATTTGTGCCTGAGTAACAAAGACAAAACCATTTTGTTTTAGTATTAGTTTGTGTTAGAATTAATGCAATCGTAGGATGTATTGCATAGGGGTATGTCTTAGGCTGATTGAGATGCAACTCAAACTCTTTCATCTTCTATTCTTCTCCTTTTGTACTTTTCGAAAATGCCAATTTCTGCAAAGATTCTCTTCATTTCCATGTTCACACCATCATCCATCAATCTTTCCTTGATTTTGTAGGTTAATATATACGTATTTAaggatttattttatttaaatttaatttattataaatttaaaatataaaatatatatatataatcattatATATACAatgaataaattataataattaattataataaatttacgtgaaatttatcataattattaattattataaaattattataaatatattaattttattgtataattttttatataatgaatcacctatttaaatataattataaaaattaaaattttaatattatggaATACAATTTTCTAAAAATGGATGCTACTATTAGTCTTCTCCGCTTGACATTATCGAttccaattttaaatttttacctcgAAAATTAACACAAAAGTTagatttagagaaaaaaaaaagttataatgaaagaggaaaaaaaaaaatttgaaaagtgAATAGAGGTAGGATGTTGATTATGGTTGATGTAATTATTTAGCTATTGAAGATTATATTAGTTCATTAATtaattcaaatccataaaagACAAATCAAGAAAGTCAaaaaatttcagttcatctttACGTTAAAAACAAAAGCAAGGGAACGACACCATTTGGAAACCCACTGTGGTGCCCAAATTAAAATATACTATTACTAAGTTTAATAAATAGACATATAATTTTGTGGATCAAATATATTCAATCAATTAGGCCTCACCATAGCAAAGAATGTGTAGAATTTAGGCATTGGTATGGTCTAGTTTTGGATCAAAAATAGAATCATATCAGTAATTTTAGTTTTAGGGGTTGGAGACTTAAGATCAAATTGAAGCATTTCTATCGAatttaattttagtttgattttagtttgatttaatttagttCATTTGATTTTATTTACTTTAATCAATTTTATGGTAAAAGaattttattttgtaatattaaaaaatatgtattttgatttaaaaataaaataaatttttaaaattaaatcggtctaattttaattcgatttaaaataatttaaatcaaatataaaattaatttatcaatttCAATCTAAATCAGGCAaggtaatttaaaaaatatataatttttgtgGTTGTCGCAATAGCCCTTCCACACacacatatttatttatttatttattttctagacCAACTTATATATATGCTTTGAGCAGGGTTATGTaacaaaatatttttcttttataattttaattataacggTGAAAATTTTTAGTATTATGACCACTTCAAATCATTAAAAGAtagaaaataaatcaattaaatttaatttaatttaatttaataggtAGATTACTCAAAATTGACATATGAAATTTctccttctctatatatatatatttatatttttttttttggaatctaCAATTCATTACATGGGAAGAGTCTTAATTATTTGGTTCCCATAATTTTCATTcttagaaaattaataaaaaaataaataaatcaagatagATTCTTAACAAGCACTTATTCAAATTTTGTAGTCTTTCATTTGGAGTGCTCGCATACTTCCAAGAACATACCTCTTGCTTCACTGTTACCTGCTCCccctccaaaattgattccactATAAGTCTCAAAGCATCGCCAAAATCTTTAGAAGAAGCCTCTCCAAAAATAGCATAAGCCTAGATGAGTTCCTTGAAACCTTTGTTAAAGCCAGACGTGACCTTATCCCTTGCATTATCACCTTCCCCTGCTCATGATCATGAAATCCTAAAGCCTGAAGAAAGAGGTATTCGTCTCATTCAACTCCTCCTAAAAGGTGCTAAACATGCTTCCTCCGGCAACTTTCATCGGGCTGACGCATGTCTCTCAGAGATATCGGAGCTCTCATCAATGTCTGGTGACTCCATGCAGCGACTAGCTGCCCAATTTGCCTCTGCCCTAGCCACCCGCCTTGTTAAGCGTTGGCCGGGCCTATACAAGGCCCTAAACCATCATCAAAAGCCTAGAATAGACGTAGACCAAGCCAAGACTCTCTTTGCAAGAGCATTTCCTTTCCTTTGTTTTGCCTATATGGTTATAACTCGAACCTTAGTTCAAGCCATGGCAAATGAGCATGTAATTCACATTGTAGATTTGAGCTCTGGTGACCCAAAATTGTGGGTTCCTTTCCTCCATAGCTTAGCTCACTTGCCAAATGGGCCTCCACATTTGAAGATCACTTGTCTAAATAGCAACAGAGCTATTCTGGATAAGTTGGGCCAAAGCCTAGTAAAAGAAGCTGAAACCTTAGACATGCCCTTTCAATTTAATCCTCTGAGCATAGGCTTGAGAGAACTATCAGGTGACATGCTTAAGGTAAGATCAGGAGAGGCATTAGCTTTCGTATCCATATTAAATCTTCATGTATTATTAGCAGAAGATGATCAAGTAGATGCACATTTTGGAGGTGCCAAATTTAATGGTATTAAAAGTTGTAAACCATTGAGTGATCTCTTAACATTGATTAGATCGATGTcacctaaattattatttttggtaGAACAAGAAGCAAATCATAATTTAGATCGATTAGTTGATCGATTCATTGAGGGATTACATTATTATAGTGCAGTGTTTGATTCAATTGATGCCACTTCAGGGAATTTGGGTGGTGAAGGAAGGATGATTTTGGAGGAAATGTTTGGGAGAGAGATCGAAAATATTGTAGCATGTGAAGGATTGGAAAGATTTGAAAGACATGAGAGGTATGGAAGATGGGCAATTAGGTTAGGACAAGGAGGGTTTAAGCCAATCCGGTTGTGGTATAATTTTAATGAGGATACCAAACAAATGGTTGATGGGTTTGGTAAGGGTTACAAGATTGCCAGTGAGAAAACAAGTTTGATGATTTGTTGGCATGAACGTCCCCTTTATGCTGTGACTGCATGGACATGCTAGTTGATTAGCTATgtgtatttttatatttatttttttaattttactaataATGGAAATTATATATGATTTGTAAAAATGTAAATGTGGGTCCAAAGAAATAGACAATTTTTCTTTTGTATATGTCTCATCAATTTCCTAATTCAATTAAATCCTAATTCAATTAAATGCTAACTTAATTTGTACATAttgtcctgtaacacccctatttgcatagcctgatatattttattgttccggtgatcggtgtcgatccagacaatgaagcggattagaaccatatctaagacaccTAAATAAGCCTTGAATGAAATAAATAGAGACTACCTAataggtaagtataaataaggaaaacaaaacataagaagttaaatgagccgggagtcacagcgattggtGACCTTCCTGGGAAGTGACTACGAAGGCCATCGCAATCTGAATTCTGaaccggaaaatgtgacgccgcagttcttaggactattacgaacctagtgaaaaagagaaaatcatgaaaaagaattgttaaataggtcaaaaaattaggtcagggatccggaagaaatattgaattacttacaaaccggatcagaccggcgaggagcaatttggtcaattcatccacctaattgtccaataaatcagagaaacgaaaatttcggaattaagaatttaattaaagaactaataaaaaaataaaagaaaaagaaaaagaattgaaaatatgatttattacatCATACCTATGACATCACATATGGTGTCAAAAGTGATAATTATTTTCCCacaaattttgactaagtcaaattaaattaattatacataaaataaccaaaaaagaaaaaaaaaattcatttcttGTCTTCTCCCCATTTTTGGGCGGCTTGCTCCTCTCCCCTCTCCTCCACGtgcaacctccattaaagcttgaatacaagcttgATTTTCTACTCAATTAAACCTAAATCCCTTAAAACTTTCCATTAAAACTTGTTATCCCAGCTTAaaaaggagattgaagaagaaagcaaagaggaaagtgaagaaaatttggtgattgaaattcaaggttcaggTTAGTAGTTTGAATTGGAACTTCTTTGTTTAACACTTATGTTTTTAGTTCaagtaacttagattttaacttaaaattcaaGGAAAACTATTTGGGGGACCAAAGAGGATTTTCGGCCAGCCTATAAGGGTATTGGAATTttatgattttgatgaaattgaagtattagttaagttgaattGAGTTTATAGAGGTTGAGTATAAACTTTAATTGCACTAAATTACacaattgtgtaattagggttctagagcattttgaaaatttggaaaaattttgggaAAATGGTCAATTAATGCAATTAACCTTAattgaggtgaaaaatggtcaattaggaccatttgtgatgtgtttgaattaGTAGAATGAGATtgcaattcagattggttaggaccttattctggcagcttgacctaggtctctttcagggaccaaaactgaaaatttaccaacccaattggtgtgaggccaattgctaatgaaaataaacacataatgacacatttttcatttagaaaccatgctcataaaatgaccataacatagtgaacaattaggtcaaacccgagtGTAGTGCActaccactgtaccaaaatgaccaaatgaacagtatttattcatttggctataacttgggctgtataggtccaaatgacctgatttttatggcattagaaaggtataacagagaactacaactttcatgaagaataccaacccaaattctacccataacccAATCATTTTTCTATCTAAAGTTAGTggtctaaaactgccagaaccaaagtaGGTgctcagaaatctgggttagaccaatccggccagccatgttcaaatggctatatcttgggctacaaaactccaaatgaagtgattcaaaagggaattaaagctaagatagtaaggaacaagttttatgaaaAACACTTTATAAAATTCTAACAGTAacttgaccaatgaaatagtgtaaaacaggacaccaaatttgaaaatttgcaattgggcctaggagacctaaaatttgaagaaacaatcaaaaccaacaaattaggcacctaaaatgtggtatgtgggtgtaattagattttcaatacctattaagcataagaaagtcaatattttgacttgagtagtaccatgaatagtaaccccgaaatgaaaattttcaagagagTTAATTTACACATATTAGGACTAAAATTGAGTATACATGAATttcattattggatttattatgagataagatactgaaacactgtaaattatgtgtttcagctgaaaaagatccGGAAGGGATAAGGGACTAAGTcaaagcctagaggcgactcatatcaggtctatgcacagtaatttttgtttaaatatatgattcttgaaaatttgattttgagttaattatgaattgtgttgctatttatgattgtgaatatgactttggaaattgatgagatttctcacaaattatttgaataaattattttgaattgattttgtgttcacgcttagcatgatagtaccacattattcctcctccatttatggggttgagatcgtttattttcctccatttttggcttaccagttgaggtcgagatcggatgagtactcattagctagatagctaccttcctcattgatttcgattagtgaggttgtacattactttgtcgtggtgtacaacacatcattgatcgaaaattttgtgtcatggcttaagttgtgtataaatTGACAAcattatgtttattaaattgtttgatcaaaactgtgctataatgagttttgaaaaattgtgaaatgtgattgcaagatttttaaattgtaaattgctcataaatgttttatattatgcatttcacatattattgtgcaccactgaatatttttatactcagcgatagctccttttgctatcgcagatagaggcaagaaaaaagcagtagagtgagctgctgattgtgGGGACTACCCAAAGACTTTTGTACTGGTATTTGATTATACCCTTATAATttcttgatgtaaataattttgtagtCATAAGTACTTTTGTAACTAAGCAGTTGTATAGTTAATATGTAATactattgtcttttgaatttttatGTATGTAAATCTAACTACAAATGtaaatttcttattttgaatGCATTGTGCATAGCTTAATTTGAACTAtttgagataaaattttattttgaattgtggaGAAGGATGAGAATTGTGTTAATTTGAGTTTTGGGGGTTGAATTGGTGAAGTGtattattattgggagtgttattctacaggtaaaatttttgatttttctcaattactgctagcactctgtcaaaattttttcagaatttgcgaaaaaataaaatggacaacaattttaactagcttttaattttcaattaattatttttagttcctaccaaaaatgctcaccacttccaaaaagtaagaaaatggtttcaaaatctcttgtagtacacttaatgagttatcgataggtgaagttcggtagttcattaagtattctacgggatcatgttatgccttacaaaggagtaaggtgtgacatattttaatggtgtcagagcatggttttgaaatgaattttgattatgcatgtgcatatttcctttgataagtacaattgctcaagtgtcctaaattgatacttatgacatatttacatcatgaatatgcactaatggaggttaacctccttgtgtttgatctcaggaagtataaatttctaaaaatggaatggaagagggagatcatttcgTAGAGCAATATGTTGAGATTGAGGCCAAAGGGGAAGcctcagcactccagaacgtgagtgggtcagccactctagctcctcctcaagcaccgcagttccctgctcagtttgcacagcagatggctatgttatttcaacaaatggtgggaaatgtgtcaccacaagctcagatgcaagcacctgcagtACAACCGCACCccccggctcggcaatatgaaaaattaatgaaatttggggctactgagttcaagggcacCGTGGATCCAttagaagcagaacagtggttagaacgaatggaaagggtattcagaaaGCTACAATGTGCcgaggaattaaaatttgaatactcaatatctcttctgtaaggggatgcgtatgaatggtggaagactatcccccacagcctggttgagccacctgttctTACATGGGCAGATTTCTTGAGGGAGTTCAGATAGAAATGGGTCCCCGatacctatgttgatatgaaagtgCAAGAATTTTTGAATCTAAAGCAAGGGGACaagaccatagcagaatatgagcagGACTTCTCAatgctaagccactatgctgaaagtttggtctccacccccagagacagatgcaagaggtttgaggccaGGTTAAGGCCTacattgagaatgcaagtagtggattTTCAACACCAGAATTTTTATGAGTTGatatcacaagccttggaatgtgAGAGGATAGAAATGGAAGGGTCAGTGAAGAATAATacccaagagaaagagaaaaccgaGAAAGCTATTGGCCAACCTACTGAGAGTAGTTCTGGGATGTGGAAACAATCTAGGGGATCCGGCTCCCGCAGATCtggtagaggcagattctctggccaaagaccaccccggtctagtCAGCAGACTCAGCAGGCATCTCGGGAAGCATTATCAGTTCGGctgtgtgagacttgtggtagaacacacagtggggtgtgtttcaaggccaccagTGTATGTTTTAATTGTAGAGGGATCGGATATTTTgccaaggattgtactagtccacgtTGATCTGGACTTTCTGCCAC
Proteins encoded:
- the LOC110672369 gene encoding scarecrow-like protein 3; this translates as MSSLKPLLKPDVTLSLALSPSPAHDHEILKPEERGIRLIQLLLKGAKHASSGNFHRADACLSEISELSSMSGDSMQRLAAQFASALATRLVKRWPGLYKALNHHQKPRIDVDQAKTLFARAFPFLCFAYMVITRTLVQAMANEHVIHIVDLSSGDPKLWVPFLHSLAHLPNGPPHLKITCLNSNRAILDKLGQSLVKEAETLDMPFQFNPLSIGLRELSGDMLKVRSGEALAFVSILNLHVLLAEDDQVDAHFGGAKFNGIKSCKPLSDLLTLIRSMSPKLLFLVEQEANHNLDRLVDRFIEGLHYYSAVFDSIDATSGNLGGEGRMILEEMFGREIENIVACEGLERFERHERYGRWAIRLGQGGFKPIRLWYNFNEDTKQMVDGFGKGYKIASEKTSLMICWHERPLYAVTAWTC